A DNA window from Tenuifilaceae bacterium CYCD contains the following coding sequences:
- a CDS encoding membrane protein yields MGMKGFYTILLLILSNTFMTLAWYGHLKFKDLKWFENLGLIAIVLISWGIALFEYFFQVPANRIGFKGNGGPFSLVELKVIQETITLIVFTVFTVFAFKTESLKTNHFIGFAFLILAVYFIFKK; encoded by the coding sequence ATGGGAATGAAAGGTTTTTACACCATACTCTTGTTGATTCTATCAAATACCTTTATGACGCTTGCCTGGTATGGTCACCTAAAATTTAAAGACCTTAAATGGTTCGAGAATCTTGGACTGATTGCAATTGTGCTGATTAGCTGGGGAATAGCTCTTTTTGAGTATTTTTTTCAAGTTCCCGCCAACCGAATTGGATTTAAAGGCAATGGTGGACCATTCTCATTGGTGGAGTTAAAAGTAATTCAAGAAACAATCACTTTAATAGTATTTACAGTTTTTACTGTATTTGCATTTAAGACAGAATCATTAAAAACGAACCATTTTATTGGCTTTGCTTTTTTAATTCTAGCAGTTTACTTCATATTTAAAAAGTAA
- the gmk gene encoding guanylate kinase, with protein MEGKLFIFSAPSGAGKTTIVKHLLSKYKMLEFSVSACSRAPRNGEVDGADYHFLSVDDFRRRIANDEFVEWEEVYPGSYYGTLWSEVRRIWDRGYHVMFDVDVKGGLNLKKKFPKNSLAVFVMPPSVDELRMRLVKRGSETEESINVRVGKALEEMKFSDQFDLIIVNKQVETAFFEAEKAIESFINT; from the coding sequence ATGGAAGGTAAATTGTTTATATTTTCAGCACCGTCGGGTGCAGGTAAAACTACAATTGTAAAGCATTTGCTTTCAAAGTATAAAATGCTTGAATTTTCAGTTTCAGCGTGTAGCCGCGCACCCCGGAATGGTGAAGTTGATGGTGCTGATTACCATTTTTTGAGCGTTGATGATTTTAGGCGGCGAATTGCCAATGATGAGTTTGTTGAATGGGAGGAGGTTTATCCGGGCTCGTATTATGGTACGTTATGGTCTGAAGTTCGGAGAATATGGGATAGGGGGTATCATGTAATGTTCGATGTGGATGTGAAGGGAGGCCTAAATCTGAAAAAGAAATTTCCAAAAAACTCGTTGGCAGTATTCGTTATGCCACCTTCGGTTGATGAGTTAAGAATGCGTTTGGTTAAGCGTGGGTCTGAAACCGAAGAATCCATCAATGTAAGGGTAGGGAAGGCCTTAGAGGAGATGAAATTTTCGGATCAGTTCGACCTAATTATTGTGAATAAGCAAGTAGAAACTGCCTTTTTTGAGGCAGAAAAAGCTATTGAGTCATTCATAAATACATGA
- the nadD gene encoding putative nicotinate-nucleotide adenylyltransferase: MKMKVGLFFGSFNPIHTGHLVIAEYLLEFSDLKEIWFVISPQNPLKDKNVLASDEHRLNMLRLALPENNPRMKVCDVEFGMPRPSYTIDTLKKLAQNNPDKEFVVLMGSDSAKNINLWKDYQILIEDWDIYVYPRENAAIFMKFPSPKFSLIDAPVLGISSTQIRDLVEKGMNVSGYVPDDVWEYIHRNNLYALKQTEEHHG, encoded by the coding sequence ATGAAAATGAAAGTAGGATTATTCTTTGGTTCTTTCAACCCAATTCATACAGGACATTTGGTTATAGCCGAATACCTTTTAGAATTCTCTGATTTAAAGGAGATTTGGTTTGTTATTAGCCCTCAGAATCCTTTAAAGGATAAAAATGTATTGGCCTCCGATGAGCATCGGTTAAATATGCTACGCTTGGCATTACCCGAGAATAATCCTCGCATGAAGGTGTGTGATGTTGAATTTGGGATGCCTCGGCCATCCTATACTATTGATACTCTAAAAAAACTTGCCCAGAATAATCCCGACAAAGAATTTGTTGTTTTAATGGGATCAGATTCTGCTAAGAATATAAATCTGTGGAAGGATTATCAGATTTTAATTGAAGATTGGGACATATATGTTTATCCAAGGGAAAATGCAGCCATTTTCATGAAGTTTCCATCGCCGAAATTTTCGTTAATTGATGCCCCTGTTCTTGGAATATCGTCAACGCAGATTAGAGATCTTGTGGAGAAAGGAATGAACGTTTCGGGTTATGTGCCTGATGATGTCTGGGAGTACATCCATAGGAATAATCTTTATGCTTTAAAACAAACCGAAGAACATCATGGATAG
- a CDS encoding 2-oxoglutarate ferredoxin oxidoreductase subunit gamma, with amino-acid sequence MTEEIIIAGFGGQGVLSMGKILAYSGIMQGQEVSWMPSYGPEMRGGTANVTVILSDTRISSPIIQEFDTAIILNQQSMDKFEKMVKPGGTLIYDPNGIVHHPDRKDIKIYKIEATEEAARLKNAKTFNMIVLGAFLKVKPIVKMENVIKGLEKSLPARHHNLIPMNQEAIQRGMEIVK; translated from the coding sequence ATGACAGAAGAAATCATTATAGCAGGATTTGGAGGACAAGGCGTTCTTTCTATGGGTAAAATTCTTGCCTATTCTGGAATCATGCAAGGCCAAGAGGTATCTTGGATGCCCTCATACGGTCCCGAAATGCGAGGTGGTACAGCCAACGTTACCGTTATTTTGAGTGACACTCGTATTAGTTCACCCATTATTCAGGAATTTGACACCGCTATCATTCTTAACCAACAGTCGATGGATAAATTCGAAAAAATGGTTAAACCTGGCGGAACTCTTATTTATGATCCAAACGGAATTGTACATCATCCAGACCGTAAGGATATCAAAATATACAAAATAGAGGCTACCGAAGAAGCTGCAAGATTGAAAAACGCTAAAACGTTTAACATGATTGTACTTGGCGCATTCTTAAAGGTTAAACCCATTGTAAAAATGGAGAATGTAATAAAGGGATTGGAGAAATCGCTTCCCGCACGCCATCACAATTTAATCCCCATGAATCAAGAAGCAATTCAAAGAGGAATGGAAATTGTTAAATAA
- a CDS encoding 2-oxoglutarate oxidoreductase, producing MDIKDIIKEENLVYSKTKVLTDNIMHYCPGCTHGVVHKLVAEVIEELNIQGKTIGVSPVGCSVLAYNYLDIDWQEAAHGRAPAVATAINRLYPDKYVFTYQGDGDLASIGTAEIMHACNRGENIVVIFINNGIYGMTGGQMAPTTLEGMVTATTPYGRDIKLNGYPLKITELIAQLPGTCYVTRQSAHTPAAVRKLKKAITKAFENTGQKKGTSFVEVVSTCNSGWKLSPVKSNEWMVENMFPAYPLGDMKDE from the coding sequence ATGGATATTAAAGATATAATCAAAGAGGAAAACCTTGTTTACTCTAAAACTAAGGTTTTAACCGACAACATTATGCACTACTGCCCGGGCTGTACCCACGGCGTTGTTCATAAACTTGTTGCCGAAGTAATTGAAGAACTCAACATCCAGGGTAAAACCATTGGCGTTTCACCTGTAGGTTGCTCGGTTCTGGCATACAACTACCTTGATATTGATTGGCAAGAAGCTGCTCACGGAAGAGCTCCCGCTGTGGCTACCGCAATAAACAGGCTCTACCCCGATAAATACGTTTTCACCTATCAGGGTGATGGCGATTTAGCATCAATTGGAACTGCCGAAATAATGCACGCATGTAACCGTGGGGAAAATATTGTTGTTATTTTTATCAATAATGGTATTTACGGAATGACCGGAGGTCAAATGGCTCCCACAACTCTCGAAGGTATGGTTACCGCTACAACTCCTTACGGTAGGGATATCAAATTAAATGGTTACCCATTAAAAATAACCGAGTTGATAGCTCAACTACCCGGCACATGCTATGTAACTCGCCAATCAGCACATACTCCAGCTGCTGTTCGCAAACTCAAAAAAGCCATAACAAAAGCATTCGAAAATACTGGCCAAAAGAAGGGAACTTCGTTTGTTGAAGTAGTGTCGACCTGTAACTCAGGATGGAAACTATCTCCTGTAAAATCGAATGAATGGATGGTTGAGAACATGTTCCCAGCCTATCCTCTTGGCGATATGAAAGATGAATAG
- a CDS encoding 3-methyl-2-oxobutanoate dehydrogenase subunit VorB yields the protein MADYKLMKGNEAIAEAAIRCGCDGYFGYPITPQSEVMETLMVRKPWEETGMVVLQAESEVAAINMVYGGASCGKKVMTSSSSPGISLKQEGITYIAGAELPCLVVNVVRGGPGLGTIQPAQSDYFQAVKGGGHGDYRLIVLAPASVQEMYDFVDLSFELAFKYRNPAMILSDGVIGQMMEKVQIGDYKPRLSDDEVVKRYGSWATTGKTANRQRNIITSLDLDASRQEQFNIKLQAKYKEIEEKEVRFEKINCDDAEYLLVAYGSSSRICQKAVDLAREKGIKVGLLRPITLFPYPTKAIQTMIGKIKGILTVEMSAGQMVEDVRLAVNGRIPVEHYGRMGGVIPTPNEVVKALEEKLIKG from the coding sequence ATGGCAGATTATAAATTAATGAAGGGGAATGAGGCGATTGCCGAAGCAGCAATCCGTTGCGGTTGTGACGGTTACTTTGGCTACCCCATCACTCCTCAATCCGAAGTTATGGAAACCCTTATGGTTCGTAAACCTTGGGAAGAAACTGGCATGGTTGTACTACAGGCCGAAAGCGAAGTTGCTGCAATCAATATGGTATACGGCGGTGCTAGTTGCGGTAAAAAAGTAATGACCTCATCATCGAGCCCCGGTATAAGTTTAAAACAGGAAGGAATAACTTACATTGCCGGTGCAGAGCTACCTTGCCTTGTGGTTAACGTTGTACGTGGAGGCCCCGGATTGGGAACTATCCAACCAGCACAAAGCGATTACTTCCAAGCTGTAAAGGGCGGTGGACATGGTGATTATAGACTTATTGTTTTAGCGCCTGCTTCGGTACAGGAAATGTATGATTTTGTTGATTTAAGCTTTGAATTAGCATTTAAGTACAGAAATCCCGCAATGATTCTTTCCGATGGCGTTATTGGCCAAATGATGGAGAAAGTTCAAATTGGTGACTACAAACCAAGACTATCCGACGATGAAGTTGTTAAACGTTATGGTTCATGGGCTACTACAGGAAAAACCGCAAATCGTCAACGTAACATCATAACATCTCTCGATCTTGATGCTAGCCGTCAGGAACAGTTTAACATTAAACTGCAAGCAAAGTATAAAGAAATTGAGGAGAAAGAAGTTCGTTTCGAGAAAATCAACTGCGACGATGCCGAATACCTTTTAGTTGCCTATGGCTCATCGAGCCGTATTTGCCAAAAGGCTGTTGACTTAGCCCGCGAAAAAGGTATTAAAGTTGGATTACTAAGACCTATCACTCTTTTCCCATACCCAACCAAGGCAATCCAAACAATGATTGGAAAAATCAAGGGTATTCTTACCGTTGAAATGAGTGCAGGGCAAATGGTAGAGGATGTTCGTTTAGCAGTAAACGGACGCATACCTGTTGAACACTATGGCCGTATGGGTGGCGTTATTCCTACTCCAAACGAAGTAGTTAAAGCATTGGAAGAAAAACTAATTAAAGGCTAA
- a CDS encoding ferredoxin, with product MAKIRGAIVVDTEKCKGCSLCIVACPSKVISLAKEVNGKGYNFAYMSNPEACVGCANCAMVCPDSVISVYKVKTEANA from the coding sequence ATGGCAAAAATAAGAGGAGCAATTGTGGTTGACACAGAGAAATGTAAAGGCTGTAGCCTTTGCATTGTTGCTTGTCCCTCTAAAGTCATCAGTTTGGCTAAAGAGGTAAACGGCAAAGGATACAACTTCGCCTACATGTCGAATCCTGAAGCATGCGTTGGATGCGCAAACTGCGCAATGGTTTGTCCGGATAGCGTTATTTCGGTTTATAAAGTTAAAACAGAGGCTAACGCCTAA
- a CDS encoding aminotransferase produces MKNTPIPYDIVKSKIEESKLPKVGKASIREIVSLINKIEVASGQKFIRMEMGVPGIEPTEIGINAEIEALKKGVASKYPMIDGIPELKKEISRFVKNFINIDVDEKCCIPTVGSMQGGMASFLLTNRCNAQKDTVLFIDPGFPVQKQQLRVLGMNYETFDVYNYRGNKLRDKLESYLKKGNISTILYSNPNNPSWICFTEQELQTIGNLATAYDVVVIEDLAYFAMDFRKDLSKPGQPPYQPTVANYTSNWLMLISSSKAFSYAGQRIGCLVISNNLYSRRFPDLKRYFSSDEFGYAMIYGAVYSLSSGVCHSVQYGLTAMLKAANEGTYDFVKAVKVYGEKAAIMKKLFVDNGFKIVYDKDEDKPLADGFYFTISYPGLSGEDLIEELLYYGVSAISLAITGSEHTEGLRACVSQVSKDQFGDLEFRLKKFHENHPIN; encoded by the coding sequence ATGAAAAACACTCCAATCCCTTACGATATAGTTAAATCAAAAATTGAAGAATCCAAACTTCCAAAGGTTGGAAAAGCTTCAATTCGCGAAATCGTTAGCCTTATCAATAAAATTGAAGTGGCTAGCGGACAAAAGTTCATCCGGATGGAAATGGGAGTTCCGGGTATAGAGCCTACCGAAATAGGCATTAATGCCGAAATTGAGGCTTTAAAAAAAGGCGTAGCGTCTAAATACCCTATGATTGACGGTATTCCAGAACTCAAAAAGGAAATATCGCGTTTTGTTAAAAACTTCATCAATATTGATGTTGATGAAAAATGTTGCATTCCCACTGTGGGCTCAATGCAAGGAGGAATGGCATCGTTCCTGCTTACCAATAGGTGCAATGCACAAAAAGATACTGTTCTATTCATCGACCCAGGCTTTCCAGTGCAAAAGCAACAACTCCGAGTGCTGGGAATGAACTACGAAACATTTGATGTTTACAATTACCGTGGCAATAAATTGCGGGATAAATTGGAATCATACTTAAAGAAAGGCAATATCTCCACCATTCTTTACTCAAATCCAAACAACCCATCATGGATTTGTTTTACAGAGCAAGAACTTCAAACAATTGGCAATCTAGCAACCGCATACGATGTTGTTGTTATTGAAGATTTAGCCTATTTTGCCATGGATTTTCGGAAGGATTTATCAAAACCAGGCCAGCCTCCTTACCAACCAACCGTTGCCAACTATACCAGCAATTGGTTAATGCTAATATCAAGTTCAAAAGCATTTTCGTATGCAGGACAACGAATTGGATGTCTTGTAATTAGCAACAACCTATACTCCCGCCGCTTTCCCGACCTAAAACGCTACTTCAGTTCCGATGAATTTGGCTATGCAATGATTTATGGTGCAGTTTACAGCCTATCTTCGGGAGTTTGCCACTCCGTTCAATACGGATTGACAGCCATGCTTAAAGCAGCCAACGAAGGAACTTACGACTTTGTTAAAGCAGTAAAGGTATACGGTGAAAAAGCAGCAATCATGAAAAAACTTTTTGTTGATAACGGCTTTAAAATAGTGTACGACAAAGACGAAGATAAGCCCTTGGCCGACGGGTTCTATTTCACCATATCATACCCAGGCCTTTCGGGCGAGGATTTGATTGAAGAACTACTGTACTACGGTGTTAGTGCCATATCACTAGCTATTACAGGTAGTGAGCACACCGAAGGACTTAGAGCATGTGTATCGCAAGTAAGCAAAGATCAATTTGGTGATTTGGAATTCCGGTTAAAGAAATTCCACGAAAACCACCCAATAAATTAG